In Eschrichtius robustus isolate mEscRob2 chromosome 11, mEscRob2.pri, whole genome shotgun sequence, the following proteins share a genomic window:
- the OR6A2 gene encoding olfactory receptor 6A2 yields MERKNQSGRVSEFVLLGFPAPVPLRALLFALSLLAYVLVLTENILIIMAIRNHPSLHKPMYFFLANMSFLEIWYVTVTVPKMLAGFVGSKQGHGQLISFEGCMTQLYFFLGLGCTECVLLAVMAYDRYVAICHPLHYPVIVSGRLCVQLVAGSWAGGFGISMVKVFLISHVSYCGPNTINHFFCDVSPLLNLSCTDMSTAELTDFVLAIFILLGPLSVTGASYMAITSAVMCIPSAAGCHKAFSTCASHLTVVVIFYAASIFIYARPKAISAFDTNKLVSVLYAVIVPLLNPIIYCLRNQEVKRALHRTLRLYQGHDAKPGKASRVG; encoded by the coding sequence ATGGAGAGGAAGAACCAGAGTGGGAGAGTGAGTGAGTTTGTGTTGCTGGGCTTCCCAGCTCCTGTGCCACTGCGGGCACTGTTATTTGCCCTTTCTCTGCTGGCCTATGTGCTGGTGCTGACTGAGAACATACTCATCATTATGGCAATCAGGAACCACCCCAGCCTCCACAAACCCATGTACTTCTTTCTGGCTAACATGTCCTTCCTGGAGATTTGGTACGTTACTGTCACTGTTCCCAAGATGCTAGCTGGCTTTGTTGGGTCCAAACAGGGCCATGGGCAGCTGATCTCCTTTGAGGGCTGCATGACACAGCTCTACTTTTTCCTGGGCCTGGGATGCACTGAGTGTGTCCTCCTCGCAGTTATGGCTTATGATCGTTATGTGGCCATCTGCCATCCTCTCCACTACCCTGTCATTGTCAGTGGCCGGCTGTGTGTGCAGCTGGTAGCTGGCTCCTGGGCTGGAGGTTTTGGCATCTCCATGGTCAaggtttttctcatttctcacgTCTCTTACTGTGGCCCCAACACCATCAACCACTTTTTCTGTGATGTCTCCCCATTGCTCAACCTTTCATGCACTGACATGTCTACAGCAGAGCTTACAGACTTTGTCCTGGCCATTTTTATACTGCTGGGGCCACTCTCTGTCACCGGGGCCTCCTATATGGCCATCACCAGTGCTGTGATGTGCATTCCCTCAGCTGCTGGGTGCCATAAAGCCTTTTCCACCTGTGCCTCTCATCTCACTGTTGTGGTCATCTTCTATGCAGCCAGTATCTTCATCTATGCCCGCCCAAAGGCAATCTCAGCTTTTGACACCAACAAGCTGGTGTCTGTACTCTACGCTGTCATTGTACCACTGCTCAACCCTATCATTTACTGCTTGCGCAACCAAGAGGTAAAGAGAGCCTTACACCGTACTCTGCGCCTATACCAGGGCCATGATGCTAAGCCTGGGAAAGCTAGCAGAGTTGGGTAG
- the OR10A5 gene encoding olfactory receptor 10A5 encodes MAEGNWTRVSEFILMSFSSLPAEIQSLLFLTFLIVYLVTLLGNSLIILVTLADPMLHSPMYFFLRNLSFLEIGFNLVIVPKMLGTLIAQDTTISFLGCATQMYFFFFFGVSECFLLATMAYDRYVAICNPLHYPVIMNPWTRAKLAIASWFPGIPMATVQTTWLFSFPFCGTNKVNHFFCDSPPVLRLVCADTALFEIYAIVGTILVVMIPCLLILCSYTCIIAAILKIPSAKGKHKAFSTCSSHLLVVSLFYVSLSLIYFRPKSNNSPESKKVLSLSYTVMTPILNPIIYSLRNNEVKNALGRTFYKALGLRDCIP; translated from the coding sequence ATGGCTGAAGGAAACTGGACAAGAGTTAGTGAGTTTATCCTCATGAGTTTCTCTTCCCTACCTGCTGAAATACAGTCATTACTCTTCCTGACATTTTTAATCGTCTACCTGGTCACCCTGCTGGGAAACAGCCTCATCATTCTGGTTACCTTGGCTGACCCCATGCTGCACAGCCCCATGTACTTCTTCCTCAGGAACTTGTCTTTCTTAGAGATTGGCTTCAACCTAGTCATTGTGCCCAagatgctggggaccctgatTGCTCAGGACACAACCATCTCCTTTCTTGGCTGTGCCACTCAgatgtatttcttcttcttctttggggTTTCTGAATGTTTCCTCCTGGCCACAATGGCATATGACCGCTATGTAGCCATCTGCAATCCCTTGCACTACCCAGTCATCATGAACCCTTGGACACGGGCAAAACTGGCTATTGCCTCCTGGTTTCCAGGCATTCCCATGGCTACTGTGCAGACCACGTGGCTCTTCAGCTTTCCATTCTGTGGCACCAACAAGGTGAACCACTTCTTCTGTGACAGCCCACCTGTGCTGAGGCTGGTCTGTGCAGACACAGCACTGTTTGAGATCTATGCCATTGTTGGAACCATTCTGGTCGTTATGATACCCTGCTTGCTGATCCTATGTTCCTACACTTGCATCATTGCTGCCATCCTCAAGATTCCATCAGCTAAAGGGAAGCACAAAGCCTTCTCTACCTGCTCCTCCCACCTCCTTGTTGTCTCCCTTTTCTATGTATCTTTAAGCCTCATCTATTTCCGTCCTAAGTCCAATAATTCTCCTGAGAGCAAGAAGGTGCTATCACTGTCCTATACTGTTATGACTCCCATATTGAACCCCATCATCTACAGCCTGAGAAATAATGAGGTGAAGAATGCCCTTGGCCGAACATTCTACAAGGCCCTAGGCCTTAGAGACTGCATCCCATAG